Sequence from the Mesorhizobium sp. PAMC28654 genome:
GCCGTTGTCGACATCAAGCAGGATGGCGTCATAGGCTGACGCTTCCGACCGTATGAGCTGGCGGACATCGACTTCGCGAATGCTGACGCGTGGATCATCAAGACAGCCGGCAAAGACCTCGGCCATCGGGCCGCGTGCCCAGGCGACGACCGCAGGGATCAGTTCCGCGACAACGATGCTGGCATCCTCGCCCAGTTCGGCGAGGGCAGCGCGGAGCGTAAACCCCATGCCAAGGCCGCCGATCAGGATCCTCGGTTGCCTATGACTGGCAATCCGCTGGCAAGACAGTTTTGCCAGGGCTTCCTCGGAGCCGCTGAGCCGGCTGTTCATCAGCTCGTTGGTGCCCAGCATGATCGAGAATTCGGCGCCGCGCCGCTTGAGGCGAAGCTCCTGTTGGCCATCGGGTGTCCTGGCTGAATCGAGCTGGACCCAGGGAATCACGGCCTGATTCCGTTTTCCGGGATCATGGCCTAAGCCGCCAGCGCCGGTTGGCTCCAGCGGGCGGCAAGCAGCCTGTAGGGGATCAGCGCCACGACGGCGATGATCAGCTTGACGCTGAGGTCGCCAAGCGCCCAGGAGACCCAGCGCATGGTGTCGACATGGAACACGCCCATCAGCGGTGCGGTTTCCAGCGCGAAGCTGTCGTTCGGCCCCGCGAAGGCAAACGCGGCAGAAAAGGCGATGCTGAAGAAAACGAGCGTGTCGAACACCGAGCCGACCAGCGTGCCGATGATCGGCGCGCGCCACCAGCTCTGCCGGCGCAGCCGGTTGAACACGGTCACGTCGAGCAATTGCGCGGTGAGGAATGCCGCGCCGGAAGCCGCGGCGATGCGCGCAAGCCGACTGGCCGCCGTATCGAACTCGATCAAGCCATGGCGAAACAGGAAGGGCGGCACGAGGATCGAGCAGACCACCGCCGTCATGAAGCCGACAAAGACGATCCTGCGCGCCACGGCCGGACCGTAGCGGCGGTTGGCAAGGTCGGTAACCAGGAAGGAGAACGGATAGGTGAAAGCGCCCCAGGTGAGCACGTCGGCCAGCGACAGGCCGCCGATCTGGCCCTGCATCGGGAACTGGACGAGGATGTTCGACGCAACGACGACAAGCGCCATGGCGACCACGAAAGGCAGGTATCGCGAGAAGGACGTCATTTTTTTATCCTGGGTAATGGAACCAGTGCAGCATCATCCGAAAGCCGGATCACGCTCCATTGTCGTTATTTTCTACGAAACGACCGGAAACCGCTTGGCGATTTCCGGTCCGATGCGAAAAACGGTTGTCCGGAAAATCAGGCGGCCGACTGCTCGGCGACCTTCTTGGCGATCTGCTTCTTCAGAAGACGAGCGCGCTGCGAAAGTTCCTTGGCATCGGCCTTGGCCAGGAAAGCGTCGAGGCCACCGCGATGCTCGACCGAACGGAGCGCGTTGGCCGAAATGCGCAGACGCACATTCTGGTTCAGCGCTTCCGAGATCAGCGTCACATTGACGAGATTCGGCAGGAAGCGACGCTTGGTCTTGTTGTTGGCGTGGCTCACATTGTTGCCGGACATGACTGCCTTGGCAGTGAGTTCGCAGATGCGGGACATTTTCTAACCTCAGTTCTCGGACTTGCCAAACCTTTGTGCCCACGCCGGGTGGCGCGCGGTTCTGGTCAGGCGGCCTTATGGAAAAAGTTGGCGTTCCATAGTTGCA
This genomic interval carries:
- a CDS encoding spermidine synthase encodes the protein MIPWVQLDSARTPDGQQELRLKRRGAEFSIMLGTNELMNSRLSGSEEALAKLSCQRIASHRQPRILIGGLGMGFTLRAALAELGEDASIVVAELIPAVVAWARGPMAEVFAGCLDDPRVSIREVDVRQLIRSEASAYDAILLDVDNGPEGIVHKANDALYSVAGLNAARTALRPGGVLAVWSQGPDAGFTRRLGQAGFDVEDVKTRANGKRGARHVIWIATKGQRTQSN
- a CDS encoding queuosine precursor transporter, giving the protein MTSFSRYLPFVVAMALVVVASNILVQFPMQGQIGGLSLADVLTWGAFTYPFSFLVTDLANRRYGPAVARRIVFVGFMTAVVCSILVPPFLFRHGLIEFDTAASRLARIAAASGAAFLTAQLLDVTVFNRLRRQSWWRAPIIGTLVGSVFDTLVFFSIAFSAAFAFAGPNDSFALETAPLMGVFHVDTMRWVSWALGDLSVKLIIAVVALIPYRLLAARWSQPALAA
- the rpmB gene encoding 50S ribosomal protein L28: MSRICELTAKAVMSGNNVSHANNKTKRRFLPNLVNVTLISEALNQNVRLRISANALRSVEHRGGLDAFLAKADAKELSQRARLLKKQIAKKVAEQSAA